In Acidobacteriota bacterium, the genomic window GATCTCGCGCTCTTCCTGATGCGCCCCGTAGAAGGCGGCTAACGGTACCGGTTCGAGCAACCAGCGCGGGAGCGTGGCCCCGTCGTCACGCCGCAGACTTGCGATCCGATCGCCGCGGAAAACGGCCACAACCGTCATCTCGTCGGAGCCACCCACCGGCGTCGTAAACGCCCGGGTGCGCACCGTCAGCGTCGACGCCTGAAATCGATACTGTCCCGCCCGCAGCTTCTTTTCCGTGGACTCGGTATAGCCGTGACGCTCAAGCCGTCCCAGCAGTTGGTCGGGCGGGTAATGCTCGCCGACCACGACGGTCCCCAGGTCGGAGAAGACGCGGGATGGAAGACGCCAGAGTCGTCCGTCGAACCGTCGCGACAGCGAGACGTCCAGGTAGACGAACAGGAGCAGCGACGCGACGAACGCCACCAGGAGAACACGCACCGCGAGCGGAAACCAACGACGGGCCGTGGATCGCTTCCGGCGTCTCTTCGTGGGACGCTTTCGCTGACTGCGTGATCGGCTCACTTGCCTCGCCTGGGGTCCTACCCCCTTGACGGGGCATGACGGCTATCCGCGCAACGTTTCCTTGAGAGGCTTTCCGGCCTTGAACGCAGGTGCACGGGTTGCCGGAATGCTGAGCGCTTCGCCGGTGTGGGGGTTGCGTCCCACGCGTGCCTTGCGTGCACGGGCCTCGAACGTCCCGAACCCACTGATGGCGACCTTGCCACCACTCAGGAGTTCTTTCGCGATCAACCCGGTTGCGGGGTCCGGGTCGAAAATGAAGTCGACGATCTGACGGGACTCACGATGAGACAGCCCCGACCTCTCTGCCAGTCGATCGACAAGTTCGGCCTTGTTCATGGAGAACTCCTTCCTTCGACAGGTTCCATGCCCAATCGCCTCGCGACCTCCGGCTCAGTCGACCAGGCGCATACCTTCCATCGCAGATCGGTTGACGAAGATGCGGATGTTGTTGTCTCTCTCATCCGCCGGGTAGAAGAAAAACCCGAGTCCGCCGTCATCGA contains:
- a CDS encoding HU family DNA-binding protein, giving the protein MNKAELVDRLAERSGLSHRESRQIVDFIFDPDPATGLIAKELLSGGKVAISGFGTFEARARKARVGRNPHTGEALSIPATRAPAFKAGKPLKETLRG